In Pseudobythopirellula maris, a single window of DNA contains:
- a CDS encoding aminotransferase class IV, whose protein sequence is MIVQPAYLNGKWIEQADLAIPVDDLGFAMGVTITERLRTFEGRVWRKAEHIQRMLHSARVVGIPRDVVYEIDQAILQMLALAMPTRPFGDDWTIIAFATPGPLSGQRGGEPTRCVHGAPLRFGDWADHYSEGVRLRTTPVRQTPDSCWPSALKCRSRMHYYLADREAAAAEPGARALLLDQQGRVCEASTANVVIFNEAEGIVSPPMERVLPGVSVGVLRELAAGLGVAFTERDLTPEEFGAADEAWLASTSVCLLPVVSLNGEPIGAGEPGPAFGRFLAAWSELVGLDIAEQARRQACLA, encoded by the coding sequence ATGATCGTCCAACCGGCTTATCTCAACGGCAAGTGGATCGAGCAGGCCGACCTGGCGATCCCCGTCGACGACCTCGGCTTCGCGATGGGCGTGACGATCACCGAGCGCCTGCGGACCTTCGAGGGCCGTGTGTGGCGCAAGGCCGAGCACATCCAGCGGATGCTCCACTCGGCGCGGGTGGTCGGCATCCCCCGGGACGTGGTCTACGAGATCGACCAAGCGATCTTGCAAATGCTCGCCCTGGCGATGCCCACCCGGCCCTTCGGCGACGATTGGACGATCATCGCCTTCGCGACTCCCGGGCCGCTGTCGGGCCAGCGGGGCGGTGAGCCGACGCGCTGCGTGCACGGCGCGCCGCTGCGGTTCGGCGACTGGGCCGATCACTACTCCGAGGGCGTGCGGCTGCGGACCACCCCGGTGCGGCAGACGCCCGACAGCTGCTGGCCCTCCGCGCTGAAGTGTCGCAGTCGGATGCACTACTACCTGGCCGACCGCGAGGCGGCGGCCGCGGAGCCCGGAGCCCGGGCGTTGCTGCTCGACCAGCAGGGACGCGTTTGCGAGGCGTCGACCGCCAACGTCGTGATTTTCAACGAGGCTGAGGGGATCGTCTCGCCGCCGATGGAGCGGGTGCTGCCCGGCGTGAGCGTTGGCGTGCTGCGCGAGCTGGCCGCGGGTCTCGGCGTCGCCTTCACCGAGCGCGACCTCACGCCCGAAGAGTTCGGCGCCGCCGACGAGGCGTGGCTCGCCAGCACGAGCGTTTGCCTGCTGCCGGTGGTCAGCCTGAACGGCGAGCCGATCGGCGCCGGCGAGCCGGGGCCCGCCTTCGGGCGATTCTTGGCCGCGTGGAGCGAGTTGGTGGGTCTCGACATCGCCGAGCAAGCCCGCCGCCAGGCGTGCTTGGCTTAG
- a CDS encoding alpha/beta hydrolase translates to MTTPNALMLCFPISRFPQTLRARAQAAATRVALTLLLVLTAAPWALAGGCVRAQDRVLLVSTRTVGCSTNAERLDSGVAASEYAVTESGGRRWVRSDAPAALASLDPSTPTIVYVHGNQITASEARRRGVDVYCRLVRCGDGRPVQFVIFSWPSSKVPGLLRDFREKAARTRPVAGQLAWALARMPEGAPVGLLGYSYGARVSTGALHLASGGALGGLSAPAGPSARPTRVVLFAPALDCCWLGKGRYNGLALQSVDSLLTTVNRQDRAMRLYRFVSKTSDPTALGYAGPGCLDADYRSLVKVRNVTGSVGKSHDLYDYMATPGLMAQAWRRLAFVDPPAVAPSDQADADTPTLALR, encoded by the coding sequence ATGACGACGCCAAACGCCCTCATGCTCTGCTTCCCGATCAGCCGTTTCCCTCAGACCCTCCGAGCACGGGCGCAAGCCGCGGCCACGCGCGTCGCGCTGACGCTGCTCCTCGTGTTGACCGCGGCGCCCTGGGCGTTGGCCGGCGGCTGCGTGCGGGCCCAAGACCGGGTGTTGCTCGTGAGCACCCGAACGGTCGGCTGCAGCACGAACGCCGAGCGGCTCGACAGCGGCGTCGCGGCCAGCGAATACGCGGTCACCGAGAGCGGCGGTCGCCGCTGGGTGAGGAGCGACGCCCCGGCGGCGCTCGCTTCGCTCGACCCGTCCACGCCGACCATCGTTTACGTGCACGGCAACCAGATCACCGCCTCGGAGGCCCGCCGGCGCGGGGTCGACGTGTACTGCCGGCTGGTCCGCTGCGGCGACGGGCGGCCGGTGCAGTTCGTGATATTCTCTTGGCCGTCGTCCAAGGTGCCGGGCCTGCTGCGTGACTTCCGCGAGAAAGCGGCCCGCACCCGGCCGGTGGCGGGCCAGTTGGCGTGGGCGTTGGCCCGCATGCCCGAGGGCGCTCCGGTCGGGTTGCTCGGTTACAGCTACGGCGCCCGCGTCTCGACCGGCGCGTTGCACTTGGCGAGCGGCGGCGCGCTCGGCGGCCTCAGCGCCCCTGCGGGGCCCTCCGCGCGGCCGACCCGTGTGGTCTTGTTCGCCCCCGCGCTCGACTGCTGCTGGCTCGGCAAGGGACGCTACAACGGCCTCGCCCTGCAGTCGGTCGACAGCCTGCTGACGACCGTCAACCGCCAAGACCGCGCGATGAGGCTCTACCGCTTTGTCTCCAAGACCAGCGACCCGACGGCGCTCGGCTACGCCGGCCCGGGCTGCCTCGACGCCGATTACCGCTCGCTCGTGAAGGTGCGCAACGTCACCGGATCGGTCGGCAAGAGTCACGACCTGTACGATTACATGGCGACCCCCGGCCTGATGGCGCAGGCGTGGCGGCGGCTGGCGTTTGTCGACCCGCCGGCGGTCGCGCCGAGCGATCAAGCCGATGCCGACACGCCCACGCTCGCGCTGCGATGA
- a CDS encoding transglutaminase domain-containing protein, whose translation MPTIALALLASLWVASPLAAQLLETTEDGPLRYGDPVESRFRVGAEITARRGDCRNILAMVPVPLECAEQKVRIIDEEFTGDVERVAYRDVVGGEARQMLISVPYLPAGATAKAIVTFEIETRPVLHPGEEAVAGLVIPKRPSRELKRYLSTSPYIESRSGRIRRIVREVMEQLEEGDASESAAANAAADAEPLNDWRRLEALYDYVLDNIDYLEQPEDTSALQTLRDGEADCHGRSALFCALARAADAPARIVWVNGHAFAEFYLEDPESEQGWWFPIESAGSRCFGEMPLGRTIMQKGDNFRIPERPNDRLRYANDWLTGKPARGGGPPSVRYIRETL comes from the coding sequence GTGCCGACTATTGCCCTCGCCCTGCTCGCCTCGCTGTGGGTTGCGTCGCCGCTCGCTGCGCAGCTGCTCGAAACGACCGAAGACGGGCCGCTCCGCTACGGCGACCCGGTCGAGAGCCGGTTCCGCGTGGGCGCCGAGATCACCGCCCGTCGCGGCGACTGCCGCAATATCCTGGCCATGGTCCCGGTGCCGCTGGAGTGCGCCGAGCAGAAGGTGCGGATCATCGACGAAGAGTTCACCGGCGACGTGGAGCGCGTGGCCTACCGCGACGTGGTGGGGGGCGAGGCGCGGCAGATGTTGATCTCGGTGCCGTACCTCCCCGCCGGCGCCACGGCCAAGGCGATCGTCACGTTCGAGATCGAGACCCGCCCGGTCTTGCACCCCGGGGAGGAGGCGGTCGCCGGGCTCGTCATCCCCAAGCGGCCGTCGAGAGAGCTGAAACGCTACCTCAGCACGAGCCCCTACATCGAGTCCCGCAGCGGCCGCATCCGGCGCATCGTGCGTGAGGTGATGGAGCAGCTCGAAGAAGGCGACGCATCCGAATCCGCCGCAGCCAACGCCGCAGCCGACGCCGAGCCGCTCAACGACTGGCGGCGGCTCGAGGCGCTCTACGACTACGTGCTCGACAACATCGACTACCTCGAGCAGCCCGAGGACACCAGCGCGCTGCAAACGCTCCGCGACGGCGAGGCCGATTGCCACGGCCGCAGCGCGCTGTTCTGCGCCCTGGCCCGAGCCGCCGACGCGCCGGCCCGTATCGTGTGGGTCAACGGCCACGCCTTCGCCGAGTTCTACCTCGAAGACCCCGAGAGCGAGCAGGGGTGGTGGTTCCCGATCGAGAGCGCCGGGTCGCGCTGCTTCGGCGAGATGCCGCTCGGCCGCACGATCATGCAGAAGGGCGACAACTTCCGCATCCCCGAGCGTCCCAACGACCGGCTGCGCTACGCGAACGACTGGCTCACGGGCAAACCGGCCCGAGGCGGCGGCCCGCCCAGCGTGCGCTACATCCGCGAAACGCTCTAA
- a CDS encoding TlpA family protein disulfide reductase, which translates to MGDADTPAPPEQKSPAPAKRSFHPLLWLVAAVVVGMLIEGFTRPAGEAHTPAPLPPLLVEGWVNTGPGATPSRESLAGRLVVIDAWATWCPPCVASLPQMAKLREEFSTDDVAFLGLTSEPGSQLDRVEAMIERIDGFDWPVGYGAKTTWEAMGVYQIPTLVLYDRTGVSVWRGHSTADLRRELRARSEGAAGGGTL; encoded by the coding sequence ATGGGCGACGCGGACACGCCGGCGCCGCCGGAGCAAAAAAGCCCGGCGCCCGCCAAGCGTTCGTTTCACCCGCTGCTGTGGCTCGTGGCAGCCGTGGTGGTGGGGATGCTGATCGAAGGGTTCACACGCCCGGCGGGCGAGGCGCACACGCCGGCGCCGCTGCCGCCGCTGCTGGTCGAGGGATGGGTCAACACCGGGCCGGGCGCCACGCCGTCACGCGAGTCGCTCGCCGGGCGGCTGGTCGTCATCGACGCCTGGGCCACCTGGTGCCCGCCCTGCGTGGCGTCGTTGCCGCAGATGGCCAAGCTGCGGGAGGAGTTCTCCACGGACGATGTCGCCTTTCTCGGCCTGACCAGCGAGCCGGGAAGCCAGCTCGACCGTGTCGAGGCGATGATCGAGCGGATCGACGGCTTCGACTGGCCGGTGGGCTACGGCGCCAAAACAACCTGGGAGGCGATGGGCGTCTACCAGATACCGACCCTCGTGCTCTACGACCGCACGGGCGTTTCGGTGTGGCGCGGGCACTCGACCGCGGACCTGCGGCGCGAGTTGCGGGCGCGGAGCGAGGGCGCGGCCGGCGGCGGTACTCTTTAG
- a CDS encoding type IV pilus modification PilV family protein, translating into MTNAGRRNLETESAPAARGRTTPRRRAALTLAEVLISMGILTLGLLGVASLFPVGGSYMQSGDIADQGNALAQAALNDAITRGWLDPDNWVQLDPNLEPIPTGNAGRLETVPGLINRIRALDANGYNEEGYGLLTAGNPERAHALIGPGPIDHYLNRGYGAAFVIDPLGMASALNETSPLVYASFRGAAINSAAARRFPAFDGGPAPSSPYWGPFANPLCWPVRRVTTTFPAYDPNGNTYITSSNRRQMLQLPKADALFSGANDIALELPARGDDPALGRWQTVTVDEQAQPLNRQTRGDYSWLLTVNPVTSEARNALVSTPDAYPYDVSAVVFHKRVLGDGYLETLQAERLVRGRVVTTGIGGGEMLLERFYASSGAVSGAIVNGAKEPEESPFEELRSGQYVMVCGPHPLSTAELPKFFLAWYRVVNIDGEGEALNPLGEKLTSAGSIPDRRLVALRGPDWPWAESVNGGDNTELSNDLRVAIIPGAVAVHTKTMRLEAGSAWAVE; encoded by the coding sequence ATGACGAACGCAGGTCGCAGAAATCTCGAAACAGAATCGGCGCCCGCCGCACGGGGGCGGACGACTCCGCGCCGCCGCGCGGCGCTCACCCTGGCCGAGGTGCTGATCTCGATGGGCATCCTCACGCTCGGCTTGCTGGGCGTGGCGTCGTTGTTCCCCGTGGGGGGCAGCTACATGCAGTCGGGCGACATCGCCGACCAGGGCAACGCCCTCGCCCAGGCCGCGCTGAACGACGCCATCACACGCGGCTGGCTCGACCCGGACAACTGGGTGCAGCTCGACCCGAACCTCGAGCCCATCCCGACGGGCAACGCGGGTCGGCTCGAGACCGTGCCCGGCCTGATCAACAGGATCCGGGCGCTCGACGCCAACGGCTACAACGAAGAGGGCTACGGTCTGCTGACCGCGGGCAATCCCGAACGAGCCCACGCCTTGATCGGCCCGGGGCCGATCGACCATTATCTCAATCGCGGCTACGGGGCGGCGTTCGTCATCGATCCGCTCGGCATGGCGAGCGCGCTGAACGAAACCAGTCCGCTGGTGTACGCCAGCTTCCGGGGCGCCGCCATCAACTCGGCGGCGGCGCGGCGTTTCCCCGCCTTCGATGGCGGGCCCGCGCCTTCGTCGCCCTACTGGGGGCCGTTCGCCAACCCCCTCTGCTGGCCGGTCAGGCGGGTCACCACCACCTTCCCCGCCTACGATCCCAACGGAAACACTTACATCACGTCGTCCAACAGGCGACAGATGCTCCAGCTTCCCAAGGCCGACGCGCTGTTCAGCGGCGCCAACGACATCGCGCTGGAGCTCCCCGCCCGCGGCGACGACCCCGCCCTGGGGCGGTGGCAAACGGTCACGGTCGACGAGCAGGCCCAGCCGCTCAACCGCCAGACCCGCGGCGACTACAGCTGGCTGCTCACGGTCAACCCCGTGACGTCCGAGGCGCGCAACGCGCTCGTCTCCACGCCGGACGCCTACCCCTACGATGTCTCGGCCGTCGTGTTCCACAAGCGTGTCTTGGGCGACGGATACCTCGAGACGCTCCAGGCGGAGCGCCTGGTGCGTGGACGCGTGGTGACCACCGGGATCGGCGGCGGCGAGATGCTGCTCGAGCGGTTCTACGCCAGCTCTGGCGCTGTGAGCGGAGCCATCGTCAACGGCGCCAAAGAGCCCGAAGAGAGCCCGTTCGAGGAGCTCCGCAGCGGGCAGTACGTGATGGTCTGCGGGCCGCACCCGCTGTCGACCGCCGAGCTGCCGAAGTTCTTCCTCGCCTGGTACCGCGTGGTGAACATCGACGGCGAGGGCGAAGCGCTGAACCCGCTGGGCGAGAAACTCACCTCGGCGGGCTCGATCCCCGACCGCCGACTCGTCGCGCTCAGGGGGCCCGATTGGCCGTGGGCGGAGAGCGTCAACGGGGGCGACAACACGGAGCTATCGAACGACCTGCGGGTGGCGATCATCCCCGGCGCGGTCGCCGTACACACCAAGACGATGCGGCTCGAAGCGGGCAGCGCCTGGGCGGTTGAATAA
- a CDS encoding pilus assembly FimT family protein translates to MKPLSHQRRTPAPPGGMTLVELLVVAVIVTILISSAIPVLSPAGDDRLLREGSREVNAYLSAAQSRAIQTGRPQGVMLKRLSVDTLNGEDNGVCIELLTVEAPPPYAGFTSGSLCRVARRIHPTAPYLLQFVQHGVVETDDRLPRNLDHASVPPRFLRPGDEVTVFGAHYRLLAGDGSGTVGIDTTTVRTGEAAANGYFSQPAGSTRSYAAELIEDGPALAINYDADGNEFQSVEALIASGVAPTSPYWTAGAPYKIHRQPTASPAPPLQLPTGAAIDLQASGFATSDKLYTPGHAWDDAEQEYRLATTSPMIMFAPDGSVDRIYYSRQPRGALVNPNAVGYPGAPIVSESVRENIALLIGLRDAIPAPPTELRSSTDTPKESRNDPVLLSADRFEDANLTDLPAPDYERFTRQYNWLNLDSRWVVIGGRTGTIRTVENAFVPPTFTGDFDSQIIQAQSLVREAASSGGRG, encoded by the coding sequence ATGAAACCCTTATCCCATCAACGCCGAACCCCCGCCCCGCCGGGCGGGATGACGCTCGTCGAGCTGCTCGTCGTGGCGGTGATCGTGACGATCCTCATCTCGTCGGCGATCCCGGTCCTCTCGCCCGCCGGCGACGACCGGCTGCTGCGCGAGGGGTCGCGCGAGGTGAACGCCTACCTGTCGGCGGCCCAGTCGCGGGCGATCCAGACCGGCCGGCCGCAGGGCGTGATGCTCAAGCGGCTCAGCGTCGACACGCTCAACGGCGAGGACAACGGCGTCTGCATCGAGCTGCTCACGGTCGAGGCGCCGCCCCCCTACGCCGGCTTCACCAGCGGCTCGCTCTGCCGTGTGGCGCGCCGCATTCACCCGACCGCGCCGTACCTGCTCCAATTCGTTCAACACGGCGTCGTGGAGACCGATGACAGATTGCCTCGCAATCTCGACCACGCCAGCGTCCCGCCACGGTTCCTGCGGCCGGGGGACGAGGTGACCGTTTTTGGCGCCCACTATCGCCTGCTGGCGGGCGATGGCTCGGGGACGGTCGGCATCGACACCACCACCGTCCGCACCGGCGAGGCGGCCGCGAACGGATACTTCTCTCAACCCGCGGGGAGCACTCGCAGCTACGCCGCCGAGCTGATCGAAGACGGCCCCGCGTTGGCGATCAATTACGACGCCGACGGCAACGAGTTCCAGTCGGTCGAGGCGTTGATCGCTTCGGGCGTGGCGCCGACAAGCCCTTACTGGACCGCCGGCGCGCCGTACAAGATCCACCGCCAGCCGACCGCTTCGCCGGCGCCGCCGTTGCAGTTGCCCACCGGCGCGGCGATCGACCTGCAGGCGAGCGGCTTCGCCACAAGCGACAAGCTCTACACGCCGGGCCACGCCTGGGATGACGCGGAACAAGAGTACCGCCTCGCGACCACCTCGCCGATGATCATGTTCGCGCCGGACGGGTCGGTCGATCGGATCTACTACTCCAGGCAGCCGCGTGGCGCTCTCGTGAATCCCAACGCCGTAGGCTACCCGGGGGCGCCGATCGTCAGCGAATCCGTGCGGGAGAACATCGCGTTGCTGATCGGCTTGCGAGACGCGATCCCGGCCCCTCCGACCGAGCTGCGCAGCAGCACGGACACACCCAAAGAATCACGCAACGACCCGGTGCTGCTGAGCGCCGACCGGTTTGAAGACGCCAACCTCACCGACCTGCCGGCGCCCGATTACGAGCGTTTCACCCGCCAATACAACTGGCTGAATCTCGACAGCCGGTGGGTGGTGATCGGCGGCCGCACGGGCACGATCCGCACGGTGGAGAACGCCTTTGTGCCGCCGACTTTCACCGGCGATTTCGATTCACAGATCATCCAGGCGCAGTCCCTGGTGCGCGAGGCGGCCAGCAGCGGGGGACGCGGATGA
- a CDS encoding type II secretion system protein translates to MIFPAENTRADKRGPLLGLTLVELLVSMAIVSILAALIVGVAGVAGETAREARTRQLIARLHTQLMERYDQYRYQRVELNRADRPPVVNMVEDYRDYLAASGLFITSGWTNGQVEAAGRLQALRETMRMEMPDRWSDVYLKPLPASLTEIEPEDFGGPLFASQRPTLSRLYSRRLQAMINAGVSRDDLMANQSAECLYLVVMNATSDGEAAGLFKPADIGDVDGDGAPEFLDGWGNPIRFLRWAPGFESDSQLGFNQLARIYRDTKKDFNGAAASDGDKLKAVQQAINNDFDPFDPFRVDGPNMTNFEVDTGGASGGGPAARGFRIMPLIYSDGGDEDSDIYSAANFFNRFSDPYSLHEDPSLGLGIGQEMSDARAVLAPSIDSDGDNYADNITNHDIATRTN, encoded by the coding sequence ATGATCTTCCCAGCGGAAAACACGAGAGCCGACAAGCGAGGGCCCCTGCTCGGCCTCACGCTGGTCGAGCTGCTGGTCTCGATGGCGATCGTCAGCATCCTGGCGGCGTTGATCGTCGGCGTGGCGGGCGTGGCGGGCGAGACGGCCCGCGAGGCCCGCACCCGCCAGCTCATCGCGCGCCTCCACACGCAGCTGATGGAGCGTTACGACCAGTACCGCTACCAGCGCGTCGAGCTGAACCGGGCCGACCGCCCGCCCGTGGTGAACATGGTCGAAGACTACCGCGACTACTTGGCGGCAAGTGGTTTGTTCATCACGAGCGGTTGGACGAACGGCCAGGTCGAAGCCGCCGGCCGCCTCCAAGCGCTGCGCGAGACGATGCGGATGGAGATGCCCGACCGCTGGAGCGACGTCTACCTCAAACCGTTGCCGGCCAGCCTTACGGAGATCGAACCCGAGGATTTCGGCGGTCCTTTATTCGCAAGCCAACGGCCGACGCTCTCGCGGCTCTACAGCCGACGGCTGCAAGCGATGATTAACGCGGGTGTCTCACGGGATGACCTTATGGCCAACCAATCGGCCGAGTGCCTGTACCTCGTCGTGATGAACGCCACGAGCGACGGCGAGGCGGCGGGGCTCTTCAAGCCGGCCGACATCGGCGACGTCGACGGCGACGGCGCCCCCGAGTTCCTCGACGGCTGGGGCAACCCGATCCGCTTCCTGCGTTGGGCGCCCGGCTTCGAGTCGGACTCGCAGCTCGGTTTCAACCAGCTGGCGCGCATCTACCGCGACACGAAGAAGGACTTCAACGGCGCGGCGGCTAGCGACGGCGACAAGCTCAAGGCGGTGCAGCAAGCGATCAACAACGACTTCGACCCGTTCGACCCGTTCCGCGTGGACGGCCCGAACATGACGAATTTCGAGGTTGACACCGGCGGAGCCAGCGGCGGCGGACCGGCGGCGCGTGGATTCAGAATCATGCCGCTCATTTACTCCGACGGCGGCGACGAGGACTCGGACATCTACTCCGCCGCCAACTTCTTCAACAGATTCAGCGACCCTTATTCTTTGCACGAAGACCCTAGTCTCGGGCTGGGGATCGGCCAAGAGATGAGCGACGCCCGCGCCGTCCTGGCTCCTAGCATCGACTCAGACGGCGACAACTACGCCGACAACATCACGAACCACGACATCGCGACCCGGACCAACTAG
- a CDS encoding type II secretion system protein has protein sequence MANNHPSTRHRRLAHSAPRPLRSAFTLVELLVVIAIIAILASLLLVAAAGARNRARQVQVSVEINQLATSLEDQYGTVVSAYPPNAQNDGSGPIDENQIYNDFKRFLKKVAPKHREPDSLISALVGRGAGSGTDAPNLPGGMTAAESLVFWIGGFSSDPNYPISGVGGPSYAIDTTSSAPPPAAQDPIENRLKQIALKVERFGPRDDDGYFDDSDGRFIVYDDPQSDGTLRRINFYTYSILELPYVYFDASRGGALPDTDVPAVTSVILNNPNGASDRFEAIQNVYAVKTPNTNAASATNRPFNFAGDGKFQILHGGIDGAYGSFPRVVEAGGGQFELQGNITYPEGPWTLDLADTLSNLSDSTLANAQP, from the coding sequence ATGGCAAACAACCACCCGAGCACACGCCACCGGCGTCTCGCGCATTCCGCACCCCGACCGCTGCGCTCCGCGTTCACGCTGGTCGAGCTGTTGGTCGTGATCGCGATCATCGCCATCCTCGCCAGCCTGCTGCTGGTGGCGGCGGCCGGGGCGCGCAACCGCGCCCGCCAGGTGCAGGTGTCGGTCGAGATCAACCAGCTCGCCACCTCGCTCGAGGACCAGTACGGCACGGTCGTCAGCGCGTACCCGCCCAACGCCCAGAACGACGGCTCGGGCCCGATCGACGAGAATCAGATCTACAACGACTTCAAGCGGTTCCTCAAGAAGGTCGCTCCGAAGCACCGCGAACCCGACTCGCTTATCAGCGCGCTCGTGGGACGGGGCGCCGGGTCCGGCACGGACGCGCCCAACCTGCCGGGCGGCATGACCGCGGCCGAATCGCTGGTGTTCTGGATCGGCGGCTTCAGCAGCGACCCGAACTACCCGATCTCCGGCGTCGGCGGGCCCTCCTACGCCATCGACACCACCAGCTCCGCCCCCCCCCCCGCCGCGCAAGACCCGATCGAGAACCGGCTCAAGCAGATCGCGCTGAAGGTCGAACGCTTCGGTCCGCGCGATGACGACGGCTATTTCGACGACTCCGACGGCCGCTTCATCGTGTACGACGACCCACAATCGGACGGCACATTGCGCCGGATCAACTTCTACACCTACTCGATCCTCGAACTGCCGTACGTCTACTTCGACGCCTCGCGTGGCGGGGCGTTGCCCGACACCGACGTGCCGGCGGTGACCAGTGTCATCTTAAACAATCCCAATGGCGCCTCGGATCGCTTCGAGGCGATCCAGAACGTCTACGCGGTCAAGACGCCGAACACGAACGCCGCCTCGGCCACGAACCGGCCGTTCAACTTCGCCGGCGACGGCAAGTTCCAGATCCTGCACGGCGGCATCGATGGGGCGTACGGTTCGTTCCCCCGTGTCGTAGAAGCCGGCGGCGGTCAGTTCGAGCTGCAAGGCAACATCACTTATCCCGAAGGCCCGTGGACGCTCGACCTGGCCGACACGCTGTCGAACCTTTCCGACTCGACCCTGGCGAACGCGCAGCCATGA
- a CDS encoding type II secretion system F family protein, producing MPTYQFEAMDATGAEIKDVLEAPTEEEAQATIRQMGYFVTKISVKKARKKAEAAGPAKKNRGLVFGGVKSKDLTTFTRQLSILQDAGLPILRSLRILAAQAKPGRLKFSLEDTCDEIEAGSTLSEAMAKSPKCFNRLYVNMIKAGEAGGALELILQRLADFQERAESLKRKVKGAMIYPVVVVSVAVGILTFIMIAIVPAFRKIFEDFELELPVATELLIGMSNWVVNYWYLIPAIPASIWLFIKLLRKFKHGRIGWDQFIIKVPIFGPLIEQNILARTTRTLGTLVASGVPILEALNITRDTSGNAVFERMFSKVSEAIREGDAIAAPMKENAIPGFHPMAAFFWFCFIGGPIGLLIYLLKFRQPVVDDIVVNMVDVGEETGELDTMLYKVADVYDELVAVRTDSLTKLMEPLLIIFLGGAVCFIVVSLFMPLVKLIEGLT from the coding sequence ATGCCGACCTATCAATTCGAAGCGATGGACGCCACCGGCGCCGAGATCAAAGACGTTCTCGAGGCGCCGACCGAGGAAGAAGCGCAGGCGACTATCCGCCAGATGGGTTACTTCGTCACGAAGATCAGCGTGAAGAAGGCCCGCAAGAAGGCCGAGGCGGCCGGCCCCGCGAAGAAGAACCGCGGCTTGGTCTTCGGCGGCGTGAAGTCGAAGGACCTCACCACGTTCACCCGGCAGCTGTCGATCTTGCAAGACGCCGGCCTGCCGATCCTGCGCAGCCTGCGGATCCTGGCGGCCCAGGCCAAGCCGGGGCGGCTGAAGTTCTCGCTCGAAGACACCTGCGACGAGATCGAGGCGGGCTCGACGCTCAGCGAGGCGATGGCCAAGAGCCCCAAGTGCTTCAACCGACTCTACGTGAACATGATCAAGGCGGGCGAGGCGGGCGGCGCCCTGGAGCTGATCCTCCAGCGGCTGGCCGACTTCCAGGAACGCGCCGAGTCGCTCAAACGCAAAGTCAAAGGCGCGATGATCTACCCGGTCGTCGTGGTCTCGGTGGCCGTGGGCATCCTCACGTTCATCATGATCGCCATCGTGCCCGCCTTCCGGAAGATCTTCGAAGACTTCGAGCTCGAACTGCCGGTGGCCACCGAGCTCTTGATCGGCATGTCGAACTGGGTGGTCAACTACTGGTACCTGATCCCCGCGATCCCGGCGAGCATCTGGCTGTTCATCAAGCTCCTGCGCAAATTCAAGCACGGCCGCATCGGCTGGGACCAGTTCATCATCAAGGTGCCGATCTTCGGCCCGCTGATCGAGCAGAACATCCTGGCCCGCACCACGCGTACGCTCGGCACGCTCGTGGCCTCGGGCGTGCCGATCCTCGAGGCGCTCAACATCACGCGCGACACCTCGGGCAACGCGGTGTTCGAGCGGATGTTCAGCAAGGTCAGCGAGGCGATCCGCGAGGGCGACGCGATCGCCGCGCCGATGAAAGAGAACGCGATCCCCGGGTTCCACCCGATGGCGGCGTTCTTCTGGTTCTGCTTTATCGGCGGCCCGATCGGCCTGCTCATTTACCTGCTCAAGTTCCGCCAGCCCGTGGTGGACGACATCGTCGTGAACATGGTCGACGTCGGCGAGGAGACGGGCGAACTCGACACGATGCTCTACAAAGTGGCCGACGTGTACGACGAACTCGTGGCGGTGCGGACCGATTCGCTCACGAAGCTCATGGAGCCGCTGCTCATCATCTTCTTGGGCGGCGCCGTCTGCTTTATCGTCGTCTCGCTGTTCATGCCGCTCGTGAAGCTGATCGAAGGACTCACCTGA